Proteins encoded together in one Mycolicibacter minnesotensis window:
- a CDS encoding YajQ family cyclic di-GMP-binding protein: MADSSFDIVSKVDRQEVDNALNQAAKELATRFDFRGTDTTIAWKGEETIELVSSTEERVKAAVDVFKEKLIRRDISMKAFDAGDPQPSGKTYKVSGSLKQGIDSEHAKKINKLIRDEGPKGVKSQVQGEEIRVSSKKRDDLQAVQALLKGADLDVALQFVNYR, translated from the coding sequence GTGGCGGACTCATCGTTCGACATCGTCAGCAAGGTCGATCGGCAGGAGGTCGACAATGCCTTGAACCAGGCCGCCAAGGAACTGGCCACCCGGTTCGACTTCCGCGGCACCGACACCACCATCGCCTGGAAGGGCGAGGAGACCATCGAGCTGGTGAGCTCCACCGAGGAGCGAGTCAAGGCTGCCGTCGACGTCTTCAAGGAAAAGCTGATCCGCCGCGACATCTCGATGAAGGCGTTCGACGCCGGGGACCCGCAGCCGTCGGGCAAGACCTACAAGGTGAGCGGCAGCCTCAAGCAGGGCATCGACTCCGAGCACGCCAAGAAGATCAACAAGCTGATCCGCGACGAGGGCCCCAAGGGCGTCAAGTCCCAGGTCCAGGGCGAGGAGATCCGGGTGTCGTCGAAGAAGCGCGACGACCTGCAGGCGGTCCAGGCGCTGCTCAAAGGTGCCGACCTGGATGTGGCGCTGCAGTTCGTGAACTACCGCTAG
- a CDS encoding amidohydrolase: MPAADLVVIGTALTVNDAQPTAEALAVTEGRIVAVGARADIESLIGPDTQVLDIGDGCVLPGFVEAHGHPLMESVVLSGRMVDIRPVTLTDADAVVDLVRAEVAARGAAGAYAIGWDQLLQPGLPEPTLAWLDGLAPDSPLVIVHNSGHKAYFNSVAGRAAGLTRDTPDPVGAKYGRDAAGELDGTAEETGALIPLLGEAMLPGDAPAMLRAECARLNRAGLTTISEMAFSPQFRPLVQALHDELTVRLRTYEISNPQLHTDASPGDGDDIARQVGIKIWVDGSPWIGNIDLSFPYLDTEATRVIGVEPGSCGHANYTGEQLTEIVEAYFPHGWQMACHVHGDNGVDTILDVYEDVLRRHPRDDHRLRLEHVGAIRPEQLRRAAALGVTCSLFVDHLHYWGDVLVDGLFGEEHGSRWMPAASAVAAGIRISLHNDAPVTPEEPLRNISVAATRVAPSGRVLAPEERLTVEQAIRAQTLDAAWQLFADDVTGSLEVGKYADLVVLSADPRTVAPEAIADLEVRATFLAGRQVV; encoded by the coding sequence ATGCCCGCAGCGGATCTCGTCGTCATCGGCACGGCCCTGACGGTCAATGATGCGCAACCGACCGCCGAGGCGCTGGCTGTCACCGAGGGGCGCATCGTCGCGGTCGGCGCCCGCGCAGACATCGAGAGTCTGATCGGCCCGGACACCCAGGTGCTCGACATCGGCGACGGCTGTGTCTTGCCCGGTTTCGTCGAGGCCCACGGTCACCCGCTGATGGAGTCGGTCGTGCTGTCGGGGCGGATGGTCGACATCCGGCCCGTCACCCTGACAGACGCAGATGCCGTGGTGGATCTGGTCCGCGCAGAGGTCGCCGCGCGCGGCGCCGCGGGGGCCTACGCGATCGGCTGGGACCAGCTGCTGCAGCCGGGCCTGCCTGAGCCGACGTTGGCCTGGCTGGACGGCCTCGCACCGGACAGCCCGCTGGTGATCGTGCACAACTCGGGACACAAGGCGTACTTCAACAGCGTGGCCGGCCGAGCGGCGGGGCTGACCCGCGACACCCCGGACCCGGTCGGGGCCAAGTATGGCCGCGACGCCGCCGGTGAACTGGACGGGACCGCGGAGGAGACCGGGGCGCTCATTCCGCTGCTGGGTGAGGCCATGCTGCCCGGAGACGCTCCGGCGATGCTGCGTGCCGAGTGTGCGCGGCTCAACCGGGCGGGGTTGACGACGATCTCGGAGATGGCGTTCTCGCCGCAGTTCCGGCCATTGGTGCAGGCACTGCATGACGAGCTGACGGTACGACTGCGCACCTACGAGATATCCAATCCGCAGTTGCACACCGACGCCTCGCCAGGCGACGGTGACGACATTGCGCGTCAGGTCGGTATCAAGATCTGGGTGGACGGCTCGCCGTGGATCGGCAACATCGACCTGTCCTTCCCGTATCTGGACACCGAAGCCACCCGCGTCATCGGCGTCGAACCCGGATCGTGCGGGCACGCCAACTACACCGGTGAACAGTTGACCGAGATCGTCGAGGCGTATTTCCCGCACGGCTGGCAGATGGCCTGCCACGTGCACGGTGACAACGGCGTCGACACCATCCTCGACGTCTACGAAGATGTGTTGCGCCGGCACCCGCGCGACGATCACCGGCTGCGCCTCGAACACGTCGGTGCCATTCGCCCCGAGCAGTTGCGCCGTGCCGCCGCGTTGGGTGTCACCTGCAGCCTGTTCGTCGACCACCTGCACTACTGGGGGGATGTTCTGGTCGACGGGCTGTTCGGGGAGGAACACGGGTCACGCTGGATGCCGGCGGCCTCTGCCGTCGCGGCCGGCATTCGTATCTCCCTGCACAACGACGCGCCGGTCACCCCCGAAGAGCCGCTGCGCAATATCAGCGTCGCCGCCACCCGGGTGGCGCCCAGTGGGCGGGTCCTGGCGCCCGAGGAGCGGCTCACCGTCGAGCAGGCGATCCGGGCGCAGACCCTCGACGCGGCCTGGCAGCTGTTCGCCGACGACGTGACAGGTTCCCTGGAAGTGGGCAAGTATGCCGATCTGGTGGTGCTCTCGGCGGACCCGCGCACCGTCGCCCCGGAAGCGATCGCGGATCTAGAGGTGCGCGCCACCTTCCTGGCCGGTCGCCAGGTGGTCTGA
- a CDS encoding isopenicillin N synthase family dioxygenase yields the protein MLPVLDLSEADTDTAGFRRALREAAHTHGFFYLTGHGVPDTQITEALELARQFFGLPEEDKQRISQLQSPHFRGYSRVGGELTNGCIDWREQIDIGPERPALPGAQGFWHLQGPNLWPQQPAAFRPAFESWDRSLSWVGRTLLGHWAASLGAGEDLFDDAFTAPSTLIKVIRYPGTAHSDQGVGAHKDSGVLTLLLVEPDSEGLQVESAPGEWVDVAPVAGAFIVNIGELLEVATDGYLRATRHRVRSPRPGTDRVSIAYFLNPALDATVARITLPAALAVLARGVETDPDNPLYNTYGQNAWKSRTRAHPDVAALHHGITPAPTASRPSDHLATGQEGGAHL from the coding sequence ATGCTGCCCGTGCTCGACCTGTCCGAGGCCGACACCGACACTGCCGGGTTTCGCCGGGCGCTGCGGGAGGCCGCCCATACGCACGGCTTTTTCTATCTCACCGGTCACGGCGTGCCCGACACGCAGATCACCGAGGCCCTTGAGCTGGCGCGGCAGTTCTTCGGATTGCCCGAGGAGGACAAGCAACGGATCAGCCAGTTGCAAAGCCCGCATTTCCGGGGCTATTCACGCGTGGGCGGCGAGCTGACCAACGGCTGCATCGACTGGCGCGAGCAGATCGACATCGGTCCCGAACGCCCGGCGCTGCCCGGCGCGCAGGGCTTCTGGCACCTGCAGGGCCCGAATCTGTGGCCGCAGCAGCCGGCGGCCTTCAGACCCGCATTCGAGTCGTGGGATCGCTCACTGTCCTGGGTGGGCCGCACCTTGCTCGGGCACTGGGCGGCCTCGCTGGGCGCTGGAGAAGATCTGTTCGACGACGCTTTCACCGCTCCGTCGACGCTGATCAAGGTGATCCGCTATCCCGGTACCGCGCACAGCGATCAAGGTGTCGGTGCCCACAAGGACTCCGGGGTGTTGACCCTGCTGCTCGTCGAGCCCGATTCCGAGGGCCTGCAGGTGGAAAGCGCGCCCGGTGAATGGGTGGATGTGGCTCCCGTGGCGGGTGCGTTCATCGTCAACATCGGTGAACTGCTCGAAGTCGCGACCGACGGCTACCTGCGAGCCACACGTCACCGGGTGCGCTCACCCCGGCCCGGCACCGACCGAGTGTCGATCGCCTACTTCCTCAACCCGGCCCTGGATGCCACCGTCGCGCGCATCACCCTGCCTGCCGCGCTAGCCGTCCTGGCCCGCGGGGTGGAGACAGACCCCGACAATCCCCTCTACAACACTTACGGCCAGAACGCCTGGAAGTCGCGGACGCGAGCACACCCGGACGTGGCCGCGTTGCACCACGGGATCACGCCGGCCCCGACCGCATCCCGGCCGTCAGACCACCTGGCGACCGGCCAGGAAGGTGGCGCGCACCTCTAG
- a CDS encoding TIGR03618 family F420-dependent PPOX class oxidoreductase, which translates to MPKPFTETERQQFLADKHVAVLSVAATDGRPPASVPIWYGYTPGGDIVINTGAGRRKARLIEQAGVVTLVVQHEDLPYQYVIVEGTVVQTTTPAPLDQREAIAIRYLGEEGGRAFAASMDDESSVLFTIRPDRWLTADYSGDL; encoded by the coding sequence ATGCCCAAGCCATTCACCGAAACCGAACGCCAGCAGTTCCTCGCCGACAAGCACGTCGCGGTGTTGTCCGTTGCGGCCACCGACGGCCGCCCACCGGCCAGCGTCCCGATCTGGTACGGCTACACCCCCGGCGGCGACATCGTCATCAACACCGGAGCCGGCAGACGCAAGGCCAGGCTGATCGAGCAGGCCGGCGTGGTGACACTGGTGGTGCAGCACGAAGACCTGCCCTACCAATACGTGATCGTCGAAGGCACCGTGGTCCAGACCACCACGCCGGCACCGCTGGACCAACGTGAAGCCATCGCGATCCGCTATCTGGGAGAGGAAGGCGGACGGGCCTTCGCCGCCAGCATGGACGACGAATCCAGCGTGCTGTTCACCATTCGGCCCGACCGCTGGCTGACCGCCGACTACTCCGGCGACCTCTAG
- a CDS encoding class I SAM-dependent methyltransferase — MNLPMPDRKTADLPGHWLFARLGKRVLRPGGLELTHRMLADARLTGVDVVELAPGLGRTATDILARNPGSYTGVEADTNAAGAVRSAIGSRGRVVTGEASQTGLDADSADVVIGEAMLTMQTNAHKADIIREAFRVLRPGGRYAIHEMVLQPHDVPDAVKDEVRTALARSIKVNARPLTAGEWTELLTEAGFAVEKIGYAPMALLEPRRLVADEGLPGALRFVFNVLRDSDARARVRSMRATFRRHRDNMAAIEVIAVKPA; from the coding sequence ATGAACCTGCCGATGCCCGACCGCAAGACCGCCGACCTGCCCGGCCACTGGCTCTTCGCCCGGCTGGGCAAACGCGTCCTGCGGCCCGGCGGGCTCGAGCTGACCCACCGAATGCTGGCCGACGCGCGCCTGACCGGCGTCGATGTGGTGGAGCTGGCACCCGGCCTGGGGCGCACGGCGACCGACATCCTGGCGCGCAACCCCGGCAGCTACACCGGCGTCGAGGCCGACACGAACGCGGCCGGCGCCGTGCGTTCGGCAATCGGCAGCCGGGGCCGAGTCGTCACCGGGGAGGCCTCGCAGACCGGTCTGGACGCCGACAGCGCCGACGTCGTGATCGGCGAAGCGATGCTGACCATGCAGACCAACGCCCACAAGGCCGACATCATCCGAGAGGCCTTCCGGGTGCTGCGTCCCGGCGGCCGCTACGCCATCCACGAGATGGTGCTTCAGCCCCACGATGTGCCGGACGCCGTCAAGGACGAGGTCCGGACCGCGCTGGCCCGCTCCATCAAGGTCAACGCCCGTCCGCTGACCGCCGGGGAATGGACCGAGTTGCTCACCGAAGCGGGGTTCGCTGTGGAGAAGATCGGCTACGCGCCGATGGCACTGCTGGAGCCCCGCCGGCTGGTCGCCGACGAAGGCCTGCCCGGGGCGCTGCGGTTCGTGTTCAACGTGCTGCGCGATTCCGACGCGCGGGCCCGGGTGCGCAGTATGCGTGCGACGTTCCGCCGTCACCGCGACAACATGGCTGCCATCGAGGTGATCGCCGTCAAGCCGGCCTAG
- a CDS encoding DUF309 domain-containing protein, translating to MTTRDRDNSGRPRNARPRDRLGRPLPRGSQDGVQGVPDDLNLPPAQMLAYAQLLLDDGLAFNAHEVLEAAWKHRPAAERDLWQGLAQLAVGVTHVQRGNVSGAISLLRRGAEHLATVPPPAPHGIDLAGLRGFAADLADDVAAGVTIAPQRLHPRLIA from the coding sequence ATGACAACCCGCGACCGCGACAACTCCGGCCGCCCCCGCAACGCCCGGCCGCGGGACCGTCTGGGCCGCCCGTTGCCGCGAGGCAGCCAGGACGGTGTCCAGGGCGTTCCTGACGACCTCAACCTCCCGCCCGCGCAGATGCTCGCCTACGCGCAGCTGCTGCTGGACGACGGGCTGGCGTTCAACGCCCACGAGGTACTCGAAGCCGCCTGGAAACACCGTCCCGCCGCCGAACGTGACCTCTGGCAGGGCTTGGCGCAGCTGGCGGTGGGCGTCACGCACGTGCAACGCGGGAACGTCAGCGGTGCGATCAGTCTGCTGCGCCGCGGCGCCGAACACCTGGCGACGGTGCCGCCCCCGGCGCCGCACGGGATCGACCTGGCCGGGCTGCGGGGCTTTGCCGCGGACCTGGCCGACGACGTGGCGGCCGGAGTCACGATCGCGCCCCAGCGGCTGCACCCGCGGCTGATCGCGTGA
- the galT gene encoding galactose-1-phosphate uridylyltransferase, which produces MSAPLRWTLADGREQLFFALPGHTPDPMPDRRPLPPRDPEPSQLRFDRTTGHWVIIAAQRQDRTYKPPADACPLCPGPSGLTSEVPAADYDVVVFENRFPSLAGPGTSVVTPPDADGFVTEFVSKPGVGRCEVICFSPDHTGSFADLPPAHALLVVQAWRHRTADLLNRPGIEQVFCFENRGEEIGVTLAHPHGQIYGYPYLTPRTAAMLAQARQHRIAHGTNLFADLLAAERTDGTRVVARSDHFTAFVPFAARWPVEVHLYPNRRVHNLTDLTDDELDDFALVYRDLLGRFDRIYDAPLPYMAALHQYRDRGVQADGYFHVELMSIRRSASKLKYLAASESAMDAFIADVTPEAVAARLRDL; this is translated from the coding sequence GTGAGCGCCCCGCTGCGCTGGACGCTGGCCGACGGCCGCGAGCAGCTGTTCTTCGCGTTGCCCGGCCACACGCCAGACCCGATGCCGGATCGTCGGCCGCTGCCGCCGCGCGACCCCGAGCCGTCGCAACTACGGTTCGACCGCACCACCGGCCATTGGGTGATCATCGCCGCGCAACGCCAAGACCGAACCTATAAGCCCCCTGCCGATGCCTGCCCGCTCTGCCCCGGCCCGAGCGGCCTCACCAGTGAGGTGCCGGCCGCCGACTACGACGTGGTGGTCTTTGAGAACCGGTTCCCCAGCCTCGCGGGGCCGGGGACCAGTGTGGTCACCCCGCCCGACGCCGACGGCTTCGTCACCGAGTTTGTTTCCAAGCCGGGCGTGGGGCGCTGCGAGGTGATCTGCTTCTCGCCCGATCACACGGGATCGTTCGCCGACCTGCCGCCGGCCCACGCGCTTCTGGTGGTGCAGGCCTGGCGGCATCGCACCGCCGACCTACTGAACCGGCCCGGCATCGAGCAGGTGTTCTGCTTCGAGAACCGCGGCGAGGAGATCGGGGTGACCCTGGCCCACCCGCACGGCCAGATCTACGGCTACCCCTATCTGACCCCACGCACCGCGGCGATGCTGGCGCAGGCCCGTCAGCATCGAATTGCACATGGCACCAACCTGTTCGCCGACCTGCTGGCCGCCGAGCGCACAGACGGCACCCGAGTGGTGGCGCGCTCCGACCACTTCACCGCGTTCGTTCCCTTCGCCGCACGCTGGCCGGTAGAGGTTCACCTCTACCCGAACCGTCGGGTGCACAACCTGACTGACCTGACCGATGACGAACTCGACGACTTCGCGCTCGTCTACCGAGACCTGTTGGGCCGCTTCGACCGGATCTACGATGCCCCGCTGCCCTACATGGCCGCCCTGCACCAATACCGCGACCGCGGCGTCCAGGCCGACGGCTATTTCCACGTGGAGTTGATGTCGATCAGACGGAGTGCGTCCAAACTGAAGTATCTGGCGGCCTCGGAGTCGGCGATGGATGCGTTCATCGCCGACGTCACCCCGGAGGCTGTGGCGGCTAGGCTGCGTGACTTGTGA
- a CDS encoding galactokinase yields the protein MITYSAPGRVNLIGEHTDYNGGFALPIALPQRTHVTFTPDDADTLTVLSDRADTPVTIALDTSPGRIHGWGAYVAGVVWALRDSGFAVPGGSMTISSDVPIGSGLSSSAALECAVLGALSTAAGLQLDRIDQARIGQRAENDYVGAPTGLLDQLSSLFGEVSHALLIDFRDVTVHPTPFDPDASGVTLLLLDSGQRHGHVDGEYAARRASCERAAAEMGVASLRDVQHRGVEALSALHDPVDARRARHVLTENDRVLDFVAACAELDFAAAGALFNSSHASMRDDFEITTEHIDLIADSAVAAGALGARMTGGGFGGCVIALVPTQLTLKVGDAVRAAVTDAGYAEPEVSRVYAAAGAG from the coding sequence GTGATCACCTACTCTGCGCCGGGGCGGGTCAACCTGATCGGCGAACACACCGACTACAACGGTGGTTTCGCACTGCCTATAGCGTTGCCGCAGCGCACGCATGTCACGTTCACCCCGGACGATGCCGACACGCTCACCGTGCTCAGCGACCGCGCCGACACGCCGGTGACCATCGCGCTGGACACCAGTCCCGGCCGGATCCACGGCTGGGGTGCCTATGTCGCGGGAGTGGTCTGGGCGTTGCGCGACAGCGGATTCGCCGTCCCCGGGGGCTCGATGACCATCAGCAGTGACGTGCCGATCGGTTCGGGCCTGTCGTCCTCGGCGGCTCTGGAATGCGCGGTGCTCGGTGCGCTGAGCACCGCAGCGGGTCTACAACTCGACCGGATCGATCAGGCCCGGATCGGCCAACGCGCCGAGAATGACTATGTCGGTGCGCCAACGGGTCTGCTGGATCAGCTGTCGTCACTGTTCGGTGAGGTGTCCCATGCCCTGCTGATCGACTTCCGGGACGTCACGGTGCACCCGACACCGTTTGACCCCGATGCTTCCGGGGTGACCCTGCTGCTGCTGGACTCCGGCCAGCGGCATGGCCACGTGGACGGCGAATACGCCGCACGGCGAGCATCGTGTGAACGGGCAGCCGCCGAAATGGGGGTGGCGTCGTTGCGCGACGTTCAGCATCGGGGCGTGGAAGCGCTGAGCGCACTGCATGACCCGGTCGACGCCCGGCGTGCCAGGCATGTGCTCACCGAGAATGATCGGGTGCTGGATTTCGTCGCCGCGTGCGCGGAGCTGGACTTCGCGGCTGCCGGAGCGCTGTTCAACTCCTCGCACGCCTCGATGCGCGACGACTTCGAGATCACCACCGAGCACATCGATCTGATCGCCGACAGTGCGGTGGCCGCCGGCGCCCTCGGTGCCCGGATGACCGGCGGCGGGTTCGGCGGCTGCGTGATCGCGCTGGTGCCCACCCAGCTCACCTTGAAGGTGGGTGACGCGGTGCGCGCCGCGGTCACCGACGCCGGCTATGCCGAACCCGAGGTCAGCCGGGTGTATGCCGCGGCGGGGGCGGGATAG
- a CDS encoding lysylphosphatidylglycerol synthase transmembrane domain-containing protein — translation MRVEGRDVAVTGNLLQPLTRRTNDILRLVLATLFLATVITSSLVTRYEWVALERSVSQIVGVLSPVHANLVYLAYGIAILVLPFAILIGLVVSRQWKLLGAYAVAGLLAVVSLSIRSTGMAAPNWHFDLSDRLATTLAQFLDDPRWIAMLAAMLTVSGPWLPARWRRWWWALLLAFVPIHLVVSAIVPARSLLGLAVGWFVGALVILIVGTPALEVPLDAAVRTLARRGHAVTELAVIRPAGPGPLVLSTVGEHPAIIELYGPNQRSGGALRQLWRKFRLRTTETAPLHASLHRAVEHRGLMAICIGDTGFANTKTVAVASLDRGWTLYAHTPPRGTPLANSTATTPVSKSWESLRHLHDQQISHGDLRSKEMTVDGGTVLFGGFGNAEYGATDTQLQSDIAQLLVTTSWLYEPAAAVEAAIEYFGRTAVLAASRRLTKSAVPARLRSAVPDVGTVIAAAREEVKRQTGTDQIQTKTITRFTRSQLIQLVLLVALVYVAYPFISQVPTFFSQLRQANWAWAMVGLIVSSLTYVGAAGALWACANGLVRFRDLAIMQVANTFAATTTPAGVGGLALSTRFLQKGGLSTLRATAAVALQQSVQVIVHVILLVIFTTAAGASMDLSHFVPGATLLYLIAGVALGLAGIVLLVPNLRRWLTTALRPRLTEVTGDLVELAREPRRLALIVLGAAGTTLGAALALWASVEAFGGNTSFVTVTVVTMVGGTLASAAPTPGGVGAVEAALIGGLAAFGVPAALAVPSVLLYRVLTCWLPVFIGWPVMRWLTENDMI, via the coding sequence ATGCGAGTTGAGGGGCGCGACGTCGCCGTCACCGGCAACCTGCTGCAGCCGCTGACCCGACGCACCAACGACATTCTGCGTCTGGTGTTGGCCACGCTCTTTCTCGCCACCGTCATCACCAGCTCGCTGGTCACCCGCTACGAATGGGTGGCCCTGGAGCGGTCGGTATCGCAGATCGTGGGGGTGCTCTCCCCCGTCCACGCCAACCTGGTCTACCTGGCCTACGGCATCGCGATCTTGGTGTTGCCGTTCGCGATCCTGATCGGGCTGGTGGTCTCCCGGCAGTGGAAACTGCTCGGGGCCTATGCCGTGGCCGGGCTGCTCGCGGTGGTGTCACTGTCCATTCGCAGCACCGGCATGGCGGCACCCAACTGGCATTTCGATCTCTCCGACCGGCTGGCCACCACCCTGGCGCAGTTCCTCGACGATCCGCGGTGGATCGCCATGCTCGCCGCGATGCTCACCGTCTCCGGGCCGTGGCTGCCGGCCCGCTGGCGGCGCTGGTGGTGGGCGCTACTGCTGGCCTTCGTGCCCATCCACTTGGTGGTCAGCGCGATCGTGCCGGCCCGCTCGCTGCTGGGTCTGGCGGTCGGCTGGTTCGTCGGCGCGCTGGTGATCCTGATCGTCGGTACCCCGGCGCTGGAGGTGCCGCTGGACGCCGCCGTGCGCACCCTGGCGCGCCGGGGTCACGCCGTCACCGAACTCGCGGTCATCCGGCCCGCCGGCCCCGGCCCCCTGGTGCTGTCCACCGTCGGCGAACACCCGGCGATCATCGAGTTGTACGGCCCCAACCAGCGCAGCGGAGGCGCCCTGCGCCAGCTCTGGCGCAAATTCCGGCTACGCACCACCGAAACCGCGCCACTGCATGCCTCGCTGCACCGCGCGGTGGAGCACCGCGGGCTGATGGCGATCTGCATCGGCGATACCGGGTTCGCCAACACCAAGACCGTCGCGGTCGCCTCCCTGGACCGAGGCTGGACGCTCTACGCCCATACCCCGCCCCGCGGAACTCCGCTCGCCAATAGCACCGCCACCACTCCGGTGAGCAAATCCTGGGAATCCCTGCGGCATCTGCACGATCAACAGATCTCGCACGGCGACCTGCGCAGCAAGGAGATGACCGTCGACGGCGGCACCGTGCTGTTCGGCGGCTTCGGCAACGCCGAGTACGGCGCCACCGACACCCAACTGCAGTCCGATATCGCCCAGTTGTTGGTGACGACGTCGTGGCTCTACGAACCGGCCGCGGCAGTGGAGGCGGCCATCGAGTACTTCGGCCGCACCGCGGTGCTGGCCGCCTCGCGCCGCCTCACCAAATCGGCGGTACCCGCGCGCCTGCGCAGCGCCGTGCCCGACGTCGGCACCGTGATCGCCGCCGCTCGCGAGGAGGTCAAGCGCCAGACCGGTACCGATCAGATCCAGACCAAGACCATCACCCGGTTCACCCGCAGCCAGTTGATCCAGCTGGTCTTGCTCGTTGCCCTGGTCTATGTCGCCTACCCGTTCATCAGCCAGGTGCCCACGTTCTTCTCCCAACTGAGGCAGGCGAACTGGGCCTGGGCGATGGTTGGGCTGATCGTCTCGTCGCTGACCTATGTCGGCGCCGCCGGTGCCCTCTGGGCTTGCGCCAACGGCTTGGTCCGGTTTCGAGATCTGGCGATCATGCAGGTGGCCAACACCTTCGCGGCCACCACCACCCCGGCTGGCGTCGGTGGCCTGGCGCTGAGCACCCGGTTCCTGCAGAAGGGGGGCCTGAGCACCCTGCGCGCGACGGCCGCCGTCGCGTTGCAGCAGTCGGTGCAGGTGATCGTGCACGTGATCCTGCTGGTCATCTTCACCACCGCCGCGGGCGCCTCGATGGATCTGTCCCACTTCGTGCCCGGCGCCACCCTGCTCTATCTGATCGCCGGCGTGGCGCTCGGCCTGGCCGGAATCGTGCTGCTGGTTCCGAACCTGCGGCGCTGGCTGACCACTGCGCTGCGTCCGCGCCTGACCGAAGTAACCGGGGACCTGGTGGAGCTCGCCCGCGAGCCCAGACGCCTGGCGTTGATCGTGCTGGGCGCCGCCGGCACCACCCTCGGTGCGGCGCTGGCCCTGTGGGCCAGCGTGGAGGCCTTCGGCGGCAACACCTCGTTTGTGACCGTCACGGTGGTGACGATGGTCGGCGGCACGCTGGCCTCTGCCGCACCGACACCGGGCGGGGTGGGAGCGGTGGAGGCCGCCCTGATCGGTGGGCTGGCCGCGTTCGGCGTGCCCGCCGCGCTGGCGGTCCCCTCGGTACTGCTCTACCGGGTGTTGACCTGCTGGCTGCCGGTGTTCATCGGCTGGCCGGTGATGCGATGGCTGACCGAGAACGACATGATCTGA
- a CDS encoding oxidoreductase: protein MSFRITDTPDQSGRTFVVTGANGGLGVVITRTLAAKGAAVVMACRNTAKAQEIADGIDGDVTVAALDLGSLESVREFAGQQGGFDVLINNAGIMNIPKRRTVDGFEVQFGVNHLGHFALTGLLLDRISDRVVTVASIAHKQTPKFWVDDLNYEHRPYQRNLAYAQSKLANLMFARELQRRLVAAGSPVRSYGVHPGVSSTELFNNDKTVVGLIAKYGLYLVGQPPERGAESTLFAATVPDADPDIYWGPMKLNQSRGPVGPCPSNKLSNDRQLWLRLWEESEKMTGVSYPL, encoded by the coding sequence ATGTCTTTCCGAATCACTGACACCCCCGATCAGTCCGGCCGCACCTTCGTGGTGACCGGCGCCAACGGTGGTCTGGGCGTGGTGATCACCCGCACCCTCGCCGCCAAGGGCGCTGCGGTGGTGATGGCCTGCCGTAACACCGCCAAGGCCCAGGAGATCGCCGACGGCATCGACGGCGACGTGACGGTGGCGGCGCTGGACCTGGGCAGCCTGGAGTCGGTGCGCGAGTTCGCCGGCCAGCAAGGCGGATTCGACGTGCTGATCAACAACGCCGGGATCATGAACATCCCGAAACGGCGGACCGTGGACGGCTTCGAGGTGCAGTTCGGGGTCAACCACCTGGGCCACTTCGCACTGACCGGCCTGCTCCTGGATCGGATCAGCGACCGGGTGGTGACCGTGGCGAGCATCGCGCACAAGCAGACGCCGAAGTTCTGGGTCGACGACCTCAACTACGAGCACCGTCCCTACCAGCGCAACCTGGCCTACGCGCAGTCCAAGCTGGCCAATCTGATGTTCGCCCGCGAACTGCAGCGCAGGCTCGTGGCGGCCGGTTCGCCGGTGCGCTCCTATGGAGTACACCCCGGGGTGTCGAGCACCGAGCTGTTCAACAACGACAAGACCGTTGTCGGTCTGATCGCCAAGTACGGCCTATACCTGGTGGGCCAGCCGCCGGAGCGGGGCGCCGAGTCCACCCTGTTCGCGGCCACCGTCCCCGATGCCGACCCGGACATCTACTGGGGACCCATGAAACTGAACCAGTCCCGCGGCCCGGTGGGGCCCTGCCCCTCCAACAAACTGTCGAACGACCGGCAGTTGTGGCTGCGGCTCTGGGAGGAGTCAGAGAAGATGACCGGGGTCAGCTACCCGCTCTGA